DNA from Phragmites australis chromosome 16, lpPhrAust1.1, whole genome shotgun sequence:
cagtgagagggagagagaataagagagagggaaaggTGGATGACTCGGACAGAtcgagcagagagagagaggcagagggggagagggaggaggtgaTGGTGGCGGTGGACGGCTGGCATGCTGGTGACGAAGGGTGGTGGTGGCTCCGGCGAGTGGTAGGGTAGGGCGGCAGCGGCCGGATCTAGCCTGGGTGGGGGTGGATCTGGCCGGCGAGGGCGACGACCGGCAATGGCGAAGAAGCGGTGACCGAAGGTGGCAAGGAAGGCGGGCTAAGGTACAGTTCTTTAGTGGGGAGGGATAGAGAGGGGAAGGGTGGTGGAGCTCACCAACGGTGGGTTCCGGTGTGGTGGCGGCAACGGCGCTCGGAGAAGGAGTGAGGGAGGAAgtggaggtgagggagagagaggtggtgtTGCGGtgtggagaggaggaagagggtaCTGTTGCTCTTTATAGGGGCAATAGCATGGGCACGGTAGCGGAGAGGGGTGTGAGgtcgggcgcggggcgcgaggtTGGCTGCGACGCGCGGCGCAGAGAAAAGAGTGGTGATGGGACGAGCGACACGACACGACGCAGTGCAGAGAGCTATGTCGGGTCACAGGGGGGGGGagagattttcttttcttttctgggAGAACACGGGTGTgacatatttgaatatgtatttttccttgattttagttggcTTATTAATCACAAAAAGGTTTAATTTGGAGTAAATTTTGCAATTAATTAGTATGCTAGAACTCAAGACGTTACataaggcaaggcctcaccacaagtctcTTTTCCAGTCACGTGCTGCTGTCTTcatttcagagcttgagccaccaagccaagggtctctgcgtccctgtACAAACTTCTTGCCACCACTCCATACctagtcagagggtcaacaagcataagccaccaaggctcatggtgccggtgagtcaccaaaactccaaggtaCTAACGtatcacttggtacaatataggatcactccttgatcctccctttaggtagcaacacctagcaataactctctttagccctattagcactaatcactcgctaatcttgtgcttaattgtcttggatgaccACTTTAGCATTtcggtggcttgaatgtcttctcaagtgtgtatgagctttccTGGATTCCAACATACTCAAATGACagagtgaggggtatttatagcttcaaacccgcgcactagccattgctccaatggTTAAAAAagactgtgaacaccagatgatccggtgtcaatagcagtacaaacaccggaccatctgacatGTACAACagtagaaactagccattgaaaccccactcaaactcattgtgaacaccggatatacCGATGTTAacttgaactccatcaccggactatccagcgtTTAGACTTGAGCCGATTGAGCCACTTCTTACTGTGCATTTGTCCGGCGTGTAGATCCTCtgatcattggaccatccggtgtataaaACCAGACTAGACAAGTCATTGCAACATCTCTCAAAAAATGTTCCGGTTAAGCTTACTCCTCATCAACGAagcatccggcgtgtacaacaTTTTCACATTCATCTGAGAATGCTCCAGTGTGCATAAGCCTCTGAGCGCTGGACCATCCACCGTTAGAACTCCTTCTGCCATTGAGAAACAGCTCCTGAAAATGCTCCAATGTGTTTATCACTTCAataccggaccattcggtgtgttcttcaattttctcttcTGAGCCGAAAACACACGTGTATATTTTActaagcaccagactatccagtgagtataaTCTTtttgaactcgtccaattcaaactttcttaagTTCCGCTTAGGTggcttcatgtattgtatcatgagacctactaaagcatatacttgacaaatatgtttgtcccattgactatgttgtcattaatcactaaaatcacatacatgccctaaaaggggcATGTTCGCTACAGACGCACATGAAGTGACGAGTGCTACAACCTTTTGCCTCCCACGCTTGAGCAGTGCTACTCCGTGATGTATGTTGCAATCTACTGCGAGCTATGACAGGGAGTAACCAATACGTCTAGCTATTTTGTTTTAGTTTATTGTCGTATGGAAGCATGCTATTTATCTTCAAGCACCTCCCGTGCAGCTTTGCGCGGACCAATGAGTCCGCGAGCAGGCACAACAGCAGGCTCCCCGTGGTGAGGCCTCAGTGGACCGGCTTGCCCACGCATGTGGTAGTGAGCCATCGGTCTCCAAATCTTGGAGCCACGCGATGGCAGGTAGCCATGAGCGCGCAGGGCACGATGATGGCCCCGTGGCATCTATGTGACCGACGGTGAGCCGGCACGCATAGAGCCACTTGACAACAGCTTCCCATCGTGTGACCGGTGGTTCATTTTGAACGAAAACTTCAGATGTTCACGCTCTCCACTCACGGTATGCTCTATCTTCCCTTCCTTATGCGGCTTCTTGTGCCGATGTCCCCACGGACGACGTCATCTGTTAGGGACACGAAACATGCCCCGGACAGAGTGCGGTGCGAGCCTCCCCCAATTGAGGCTCATGCTTGGAGATGACTAGTGAGCCAAgaggaaaggaaaagagagagagtttGTGGGAAAATAAGTGAATTAATCATGTCCCCCTGCACGCCTCTTGGGGGCTTATTTTATAGAGGAAAGGGACGGAGAAAATTACCATCATGCCTCtaatattatgttacaattatGTACATGTGAGATTATTTTTTGATCATTTGATTCTTTGACATGGCTATATCAATTTGAAAATTATAATCATCATAGTATACCGTCGTATATTATCGAGGCATCTATAGCTAGGGTATTTTCTCCAACAACTACTATTTATGGTTTTGATCATTGCTACAGAGAGGGGTACCGAGACATTCTTACATCAATAAGTCCTACACTAGAGATCACGACCATAAATATCTTCATCAAGCATAAGCAGAGATTTAGCCGCCAGTTTTTTCATGTGTGATGTTAGGCTAGCCCCAACGGCTTCCCTTAGGGGActaaaatcccgtcgtgaagggattttcgttcccttcagtgGTCCAatggttttccttcacggttctcttcacgacggattcccagggtcattccctccaggacgggattctctcttcttttccttcgcaattcccctcgaaggaaaactgttggagatgagagaaaataaagagaatgcgAACAGAAAAGAGAATcaggaaggaaacgaaatgatAGAAATATGATTGGGGATGGTCTTatgctgcaagcctgcaagaCGGGGGTTTTATGTTTTAGCATCCTGATGTTCAGCTTTGCGCTGAGTATTATAATAGTCCAGGGCACATTTCATTTGCTGTGAAACGCCCCAGACCTAGTTTCTGTTGGCTACGTGCACCGGCTCAGTGCCGACACCGGAACATTATTTCAATATTGGAATAAATCTTCatttatcttataaaaatcTTTTCCTGCTGATTGAAGCTAACGTGTCAGCTATGCTCACTTGCAGTTTTCCATTCAGTTGTAACACTGCCTGGCTTCTTCAGGACTCGGGATTATCTCCTTATTAATCCTAAATTTTTCCACATATGTAGCTTCTCTCTCAGCATAACGAGTGGCAGCCCGACACGACGCAGGAACGGCGACATGGACAAGTCCGCTCTCCGCCCGCAAGCAACACGTACGCACGGACGCGCGGTACAGTCCCGCACCAGCACCACGCACACACCTGCAGCGCAAGCGTGACCGGGACCCAGAAGCACGGCAGcaccccgccccccccccccccccgcccacaGGTAGCGGAAGCGCACACGGGTTCCTCTCGTTACGTTCCGCGGCACGCAAGCCTGCCTGCCTTCCAGGCTGCCAGCGCCAGCCCTCCCTCGTCCGCGTGGCTCGTCGCGTACTCGCTGCCCCCGATCCCGACGGCTCCAGTCCAGCCAAGCGAGAAGAACGAGCGAAACGCTTCCGCTTTCGCTGCAGTGTACGCACTGCGGAGAAACCAAAGCAAAGTGGGCCGACGCCGTCGCGTCAccagctcaccgggcaacagcGCCGGGGCCCCTCCTGCACCGCACCTCACCCACACGCACGCGCTCGCCGTGCCCGCCTCTCGCCGCACGCAAAGCCAGCGGCCAGCGCGCGCGGGGGCACGCGAAGCCGGCCAGCCCGCAGCGACTGTCACCTCCCGGACGCCCAAGGCAAGCTCCGCGTCCGCATCACTACGTCAGTCGGGTGCCCAGCACTCGTCACGCCGACGCGGTGGCTTCGTATCGCCGGAAGCTTATTAGTGACAAACTCGAAAGCATGTCGCGACACGGTTCGTTTGGAGCTCGGAAAAATCGGGTTCCGGCTTTCCATAGTTGATAGTTCCATCTGGAATGGGATCCGTTTCACGCTTCATCACCAGGTGAAAACCAGAATGAGAGCACTTGCATTCTTGGCAGGCAGGACCGCCGGAGGAATTAGTGTCGGCAGTAGCGTGTTTTCGATTGGGAACGCATGCGAATGCTTGCCTGCTACCGTGACGGGAAAGGGAGCTGAACCTGAACTTAATGGAGTTACTTAAGTGATCCATCTTAAGTGACTTTGATGGCAAGGTTGCTCTAGACTAGCCACTAAAGATAGTGATTCAATCAATCATTCCGGCGTAACCGGGCATTGTAGCCTGCAGAACAAGATACTAGAGCAGACGCGTATTTGGTCGCTCCATTACCAATCGGGCGTGACCAGAATTAGTCACTCACGCCCCtagatttcaattttattttacaatttttttcgttCACTAGCGGAAACATCGAAATTCGCAAACCGAAATTTAGGTCATTTTTCGTGTGTATTGTGTGAGTCCACAACGAAATTTAATCCATACTCACGCCAGTTGCAGTCAAAACTGAACCGAACGGATCTGGCTTGTGACTGCACAGCATTTTCAGTGGCGCTTGTAGTTGCAGCTAACCCCAACTGCAGTGGAACGAGCTACCAAAAGAACAGGGATGCTTAGACAGAACTCTGCTAATGGTAGCAAGGGCACCAATCACAACGTGCACTGAAGACCATCTTGTGAATGTGAACCTCGCGATCATAACTACCGGTGTTTAGGATCCAACACCTTTGATTACGATCTAGACAATTAGAATGAAACAGCTAATTGATTGATAGATGGATTCGCTTTTGAGCAGGTGGCAAAAGATACGGAAAATAAGATACTGGAGTGGTTGATGTTCATCATTACGGTGGACTGACTCCGAACTGCTCAAAATGTCCTGAATGTGATACACTGAACTAATCAAGAAACGCAAATCTTGCTAACAATGGCAAAAAAATTGCAGCACTAGCTGTTAATTTCACTTGGCAATTGCTACTGTaatccaagctcaattcaatcCCTAAATGCCCAAACTGCACAAGAACAATGCAACTTCCAACAACAATCCAATGCGAAAATTTCGATGCCACCAACCGGAGCAACGCCGCCAGCGCCGGCGCTAGCTCTTCCACGCGTAGATCAGCAGCGAGAAGCCGTCGCCGCGCTGCATTTCGGCCTCCTCGGGGCTGGCCCAGTCCATCACCGTCGAGCCGCTGGCCCACGACGCCGTCGAGGATGCCACCGACGCTGAGGACGACGAGCTCGCCTTCGCCAGCCTCCGCCCTCTCCCCTTCTTCATGTCCCCGTTGCTGCCCGTCTCGCTCCAATCCCTCTGCCCCCACCGCGCGAGGTAGCCCCCCCAGATGCCCGTGTTTCTTCTCGCGGTCTTATCGGAGGGATCCTTCCCCGAATCCGCCTCGCGCTCCTTGCCGCCGAGCTCGAACCGGAAGACGAGCACCGCGTGGGCGTGCGCGTTCGTCGAAGCGTCCGCGGGGGCCGGCTGGCGCGGGGGGAAGAGCCAGTTGTGGAGGTCCCAGGAGACCTGGACTTGGTCACTGCCGCCGAGGTCGACCCGCTCGCTGCCGCGGAACTTCCAGCGCAGCCGCCGCACGTGGAGCACGCGCTCGCCGTCCACGGAGACCGACATGCCGACGTCCGCCCGGTCCTTCTCCCTGCCGGCCCTGTCCCTGCCGCGGCCGCGAGCCACGAGATCCAGGCAGATCTCCCGCTCCTTGCCCCGGACGGTCACCCAGGTCGTGTGGCTGCGGCCGCGGCCGGGTCCCGCGTCGCGCAGGGAGACGTGCTCTCGCCGGGAGAGGAGGATGGGGAGCCGGGCGCCGGGCGGGCGCCGAGCCCGGGTCCTCCGGTAGGCCGCGTCGAGGAGGTCCCCGGCCGCGAGGACCATCTCGCCGTCGACGACGACAGCAACGAAGAACCCCGAGGAGGGGTCAGGGGACCCGGAGCCCGGGAAGCGCGCGCGCGAGAGGTTCCACGCCAGGTCGACGCGGCGGTCGCCGGCTCGGAACCGCCTGGACCCACGCTGCCGCCAGAGGAGCCAGGGGTGGACGCGGAAGGCGAGGGTCTCCTCCTCGTCCGCATCGTCGTCGAGGTAGCCGGCcccggaggccgaggaggaggcgggcgtGGAGGGAGGCGGGGACGACGACAGGCGGAGGACGGCGCGGAGGGAGAGGCCGAGCGAGGTGCGGGTCCAGGAGAGCGCGACGAGGCCGAGGTGTGTCTCGTAGACGGAGGTCGCCAGGCTGGGCCCCGCCGCGGCCGAGGACGGGACCACGCCGCGGAAGCACGCCGCGATCGCGCCGGGCATCGCGGtgccggcgcggcgcggcgcgtcGGATGCtacgaggcgaggcgaggcgaggcgaggcgctACTGCGCTAGTAGATTGGAATGATGTGCGCGCTCAGCTGCAGTGCGAATTCAAGGCATGGCCGTGTGGGCGCGGAAAGCCAAAGGGACGACTCTGCAAGTGGTGGGTTGGGTTTGCCGCGGCACGACTCGCCTCGATGAACATATAGGTGTCTCTGTTTGGACTTCGGAACCAGCCATTTTTATTTCAATTCCAGAAGAATATTGAAAAAAGTCTCACGTTTCGAACGAGAACACTGCTACAAGAGTAAGTTCAACAGAAAAGCTATTTATTATCTTTTGACACTATGATACGTCACCATAAGTACTCTCTAATTTTTAGTATAAATTATATGTGAAATATAGCAAATTTTTAGGATAAACTagctataatatttttaaaaactcaatcaaaatatttaaaaatatattaatgatCAAACTTTAAACGTATTAACTTATATATAACTCAAAACAATACTCTTTTATGACTAGAGAAAATACAATAGATTAAAATATACGTGGATAAGAGCCGCTTGATGTAGTGAACAATCCGTGAGTAAATACTAAAATACCCTACTAAATCAACATTGTTGGCCTAGGTAGACTCCCACTAAGAGAGCAAAACAGTGCTATGTATTGAGTTACGTGTGAAACCGTAGCTGAGTAGGAATCAATTATAAACCGGAGAGGTGAATCCTCGTTTGCTATTTGAAACTAATCACATATTGAACAAGCACCAACCTGTAGGGAGGTGGGCATTGTTGAACGCTCGTACAACGCGGATCGATGACTGCACTGTTCGGTGCCAGCCGTGCCATCCAAGGTCAGAATGCCATAACCAAATGGACTCAACATTTTCCAATGCTCGCCGGCAAAACCGTGACGTCCTGCCGCGACGAGGTCGCAGCCCTGCGCCTGAGCCAGCGACGACGTGCGGCTGGAGCTGGAGGCGATGGCCGGGCACTGCCCGTCGTGCGCGTCGCGCGACCTCACCAAGCCGGTGTTGTTGGCTGGTGATGCCTTGCCTTCACGGCAGCATGCCGCTCAGCTTGTCGTCCACCGTTCGGCAAAGGTGAACCGCGGTTACAGTGGTCAGTAACGTTGCGAAGCCGTCGGTTTCACCTCGTATCGCTCGACCGCCGGTCGTCCCCCGTCTCAAGAAATCGAGCTAGGCTAAGTTCCCGAGGGCGATGGCCTTCTCGGCACGCCGTTGAGCTCTTGAGCTGCCAGGCGGTGGCCATCCGCAAGTTGCAGCGACAAGAATCCAGCGTCCTCGAGCTGAGTACAGTGGTCTACTCAAGACGGGCAACAACTCGCAGGCGGTGGTGGACTGGGAAACGACGCCCGTCCCGCTGCCGGCAGGCGACCGGCACGGGCTTAAACGCGCTTGCTGCATGCagcgggcgggcgggcgagcGCGCGTCGTGGGGGCGGGGAGGCAGCTGCGATCCGTTCTAATTTCCAGCGCCCCAAGCCCCCAACCACGGCGGAAACACCTTGTGTTGCGCCGATCGTACGTGACGTGCCCGGCTGACAGCATATCCAAGTGAGTGAATTGTCTGGACCAGCCTAGCACCCTGCCCAGATGCATCAATCGTACCGCAGGCTGCAGCGT
Protein-coding regions in this window:
- the LOC133896282 gene encoding uncharacterized protein LOC133896282, whose product is MPGAIAACFRGVVPSSAAAGPSLATSVYETHLGLVALSWTRTSLGLSLRAVLRLSSSPPPSTPASSSASGAGYLDDDADEEETLAFRVHPWLLWRQRGSRRFRAGDRRVDLAWNLSRARFPGSGSPDPSSGFFVAVVVDGEMVLAAGDLLDAAYRRTRARRPPGARLPILLSRREHVSLRDAGPGRGRSHTTWVTVRGKEREICLDLVARGRGRDRAGREKDRADVGMSVSVDGERVLHVRRLRWKFRGSERVDLGGSDQVQVSWDLHNWLFPPRQPAPADASTNAHAHAVLVFRFELGGKEREADSGKDPSDKTARRNTGIWGGYLARWGQRDWSETGSNGDMKKGRGRRLAKASSSSSASVASSTASWASGSTVMDWASPEEAEMQRGDGFSLLIYAWKS